A window of Coleofasciculus chthonoplastes PCC 7420 genomic DNA:
ACTATTGATATACCAAAGTCCTCTTGAACCCCAACTTTTCCACTCGTCTTTCGATAGCTTTCTTCTATCAATGACATACTCTCCAGGCTTCCAGAAAATGTAGAGATCTTCATATTCATTGACTGCCTTAAGCGTGTTGCTCGTCCACTGACTATTGACCCAAGAGGGATCTTTAACCCAAACCCGTTTATCATACAAATAAATGCCTACTTCATACGCATATTTTTCAATATAATTGCCAACGAGTTTTACTCTAGTTTGCACTTGGTATTTTCCACCACGAATATTATTTCCATTCAACCGCCTATCAATCGTTTGCTCACTACAACCCAGCAAGCTAGCGAGTTCATAGCGATTATAATCAGGATGCTTTTGACGAGCCTCTAAAACCATCTCTCTCGTAACTTTACATTTTTGATTAGAAATATTTAGGGCTTGTATTCTTGGCATATATTTATCTTTGAAGCATAGAATGTCAGCAATATTTATAACTAAAAATCCACCAGGTTTTAGAATTTGATAATGATTGTGAATGACTTGGCGTAGTAAGGATTGCCAAGACTCAAACGTCTCTTCCTTCTCGTAATCTTTTCCTACAAAGTATGGAGGTGACCAAAAACTCAGAGCCACACTATTTGGCTCAATTTCCAGCATTTTACACTCAGATTTACCTAGGTATATTTCGTTGTGCTTCAAATATTCCATAGAAAAAAATGTATAAATTTATAATTAACAATACATGATTTTATGGTCATTGTCAAGCTGAATATTTTGAAATACTGATAAATTACTCTAAAGACAAAAACTTGTTTTTGGCTAACTTAAATCGTGATGTATTTTTACATTTGTTATCGATTGTTGTCGGATTTTTTGTTCTCATGAACTATTTGGTTGAATACTAACACTATCGGTGGAGACAAGGCAGGTGAACATTTTGCTGACAAATAGACCAATAAAGGCAGAAGCCTCCAAGACAGAAGGGAGTAGGCAAAAGACGTAGCTTGCTTGGCACTCCCTTGAGTAGGACAAATGACCAATGACCAATGACCCATAACTAAGCTATGGTATCGGATAATGCTTTAAATGCTAAGGAACTGGGAAAATGAAGGTAGAGTTACAGACATTTTTTAAAGCAACGAACCCTAGCCGGACGCTGGTTGCAGACAATCCGGAAGACCAGAAATTTTATATCGACTTTTCCCCGGTACGCGGGGGGAAGATTATTGAGGAACTTAAGGATAATATTACCTTTTTCTCCCCTGATGAACCCACCTGCGCCTTATTTACCGGACATATTGGTTGTGGCAAATCCACAGAGTTATTGCGACTGAAGGCAGAATTAGAAGCAGATGGGTTTCATGTCGTCTATTTTGAGTCGAGTGAAGACTTGGAAATGGCGGATGTGGATATTGGCGATGTGCTATTGGCGATCGCACGACGGATTTCCCAAAGCTTGGCAACGGTTCAACTCGGTAAATTGACGGGGTTACAGACGCTGGTACAGGGTGCTGCAAGGGTGTTAAACGCCGAGGTGCAGGGGGTGAGAATTAGAGTGCCTAACCTGGGAGATGTGGGTGTTGTTTCTCAAAATGATACGGTGTCCCTGGCGTTTGGCATTGGCGAAATCACCGCGAAGACGAAAAGTGATGCGACGATGCGACAGCGGCTGAATCAGTACCTCGGACCCCAGAAAACCCAACTCTTGCAAGTGATTAATCAGGAACTGATCGAACCTGCGATCGCCAAACTGAAACAGCAGGGTAAAAAGGGGTTAGTTGTGATTGTCGATAACCTGGATCGGATCGATAATAGCCCAAAACCCTGGGGGCGTCCACAGCAGGACTATTTGTTTGTGGATCAGAGTGAATGTTTAACCAAGCTGCACTGTCATCTCGTTTATACCATGCCCTTGGCGCTGAAATTTTCCGATGATTATGGGGTGTTGACGCAACGGTTTCCGGAACGACCGAAAATCTTACCCATGGTTCCGGTACAGTTAAAAGATGGCAGTGATTGTCAAGCGGGAATCCGTTTACTGCGACAGATGGTTCTCGCGCGGGCATTTCCGGATTTAACGGAACAGGAACGTTTGGAAAATAGTACGGAAATCTTCGATAATTTGGAAAGCTTAGACTATCTCTGCTACCGGAGTGGGGGTCATGTGCGCGATTTGTTAAAGTTACTCAATGATTGGATTAAAAAGGAACGGACGTTTCCCTTGTCCCGCCCGACACTGGACAAATTAGTTCGACAATATCGCAATGAAATGACATTGAGAATATCGGATAATCAGTGGGAGTTATTGCGACAAGTGCAGCAACGGAAATGGGTGAGTGATGATCAGGGTTATGAACTGTTGATTCGCAGTCGGCTGGTGTTTGAATATTATTATGAGGATGAGTCTTGGTTTGATGTGAATCCGATTTTAGTTGATGCTCAAGAGTTGCAGGGATAATATTTGAGGTAGGGGCGCAAGGGCTTCATCCATCATCCATGTAAACTTAAGCTTAACCCCTCTCCCCCAGCCCCTCTCCCACCAGGGGAGAGGGGAGCAAGAAGGAAACGGTTAAGAGAATAGCCTCCATTATATAAAATGTAATATGGATAACTATATAGACGAGAGTACCATTGATAATCAAGAAGCCTTAGAGGAATTAACCTGGGCAATTGAAGCCTCTGAAGGACGATTTTACATCATGCTAGCGCGTTGTAATTATGCGTATTTGCAAGACCGTTTAATTCAGCAGGTGCAAGACCAATGCGCCCTGAATATTCGAGTCATTCACCTGAAACAATCAGATCGAACCCTTTACTCGACCATTTGCGCTCAATTAGGACAGGAAAAGCCCGCTGCTTTGATGGTATCTGGATTAGCTACGGTGGATAATTTAGATGATATGCTGAGGGCAACCAATCAGGTGCGGGAGGAGTTTCGCAAAAATTTTCCTTTTCCAGTTATTTTGTGGATTAATGACGCGGTTCATGTCAAGTTTCTGAGAATTGCTCCCGATTTTGAGAGTTGGACAACCACCACTCGATTCGCCATACCCACAGATGAGTTAATTGCGGTTCTCCAGCAGAATGTCGAGTCGTTATTTACGACAGCGTTAGCTGTTAATTCACCTCAATCCTTATACAAGTTAACCGATGTTTTAGATCAAGGGTGCTTAAGTCGTTCAGAACTTGACTTGGCGTTAAAAGAGTTACCCCATCGGGTGCAAGACTTAGACCCCCAGCTTGAAGCGGGATTACAGTTTATTCGCGGGTTAAATGGTGGGGATAGTCCCGAAGCATTAGAGTATTTTCAGCAAAGTTTAACATTTTGGCAGCAGGTAGGGGCAGGTTTAACTGATGACTTATCGGATCAAACCGATAACCTCACTAAACTCGCCCCGATTGACCCCAAAGTCGGGGAACTTGATAACGAAATTCAATCCACCCCGATTAATGCCAAATTAAAAGCTGGATTGGTTTTATTTCATATTGGACTCTACCACTATCGCACAACTGACCGCA
This region includes:
- a CDS encoding P-loop NTPase fold protein, coding for MKVELQTFFKATNPSRTLVADNPEDQKFYIDFSPVRGGKIIEELKDNITFFSPDEPTCALFTGHIGCGKSTELLRLKAELEADGFHVVYFESSEDLEMADVDIGDVLLAIARRISQSLATVQLGKLTGLQTLVQGAARVLNAEVQGVRIRVPNLGDVGVVSQNDTVSLAFGIGEITAKTKSDATMRQRLNQYLGPQKTQLLQVINQELIEPAIAKLKQQGKKGLVVIVDNLDRIDNSPKPWGRPQQDYLFVDQSECLTKLHCHLVYTMPLALKFSDDYGVLTQRFPERPKILPMVPVQLKDGSDCQAGIRLLRQMVLARAFPDLTEQERLENSTEIFDNLESLDYLCYRSGGHVRDLLKLLNDWIKKERTFPLSRPTLDKLVRQYRNEMTLRISDNQWELLRQVQQRKWVSDDQGYELLIRSRLVFEYYYEDESWFDVNPILVDAQELQG
- a CDS encoding DNA-methyltransferase, with protein sequence MEYLKHNEIYLGKSECKMLEIEPNSVALSFWSPPYFVGKDYEKEETFESWQSLLRQVIHNHYQILKPGGFLVINIADILCFKDKYMPRIQALNISNQKCKVTREMVLEARQKHPDYNRYELASLLGCSEQTIDRRLNGNNIRGGKYQVQTRVKLVGNYIEKYAYEVGIYLYDKRVWVKDPSWVNSQWTSNTLKAVNEYEDLYIFWKPGEYVIDRRKLSKDEWKSWGSRGLWYINSVRVNDDHEAKFPEELASRVIRLFSEENDLILDPFMGSGTTAVAAIKHNRNYIGIEKEAKYVKLAKKRIRELSSFQLELNLV